Proteins encoded in a region of the Muntiacus reevesi chromosome 19, mMunRee1.1, whole genome shotgun sequence genome:
- the OOEP gene encoding oocyte-expressed protein homolog, protein MVDDAGDSEALGDRMLGFPLPSPRVRIRPWWFPAQDLRNPLVFFLEAWLADSIFGPDRALVPEMEWMSQALLMVDAVDAGNVVEVTVFARPAVQRQVKSVLLSQASVLREQRARAEKMEQLEEFLKAQAPGPQVSQHPVT, encoded by the exons ATGGTCGACGATGCTGGCGACTCAGAGGCCCTCGGGGACAGGATGCTGGGGTTCCCGCTTCCCTCGCCGCGGGTTCGCATCCGGCCATGGTGGTTTCCTGCGCAGGACTTGAGGAATCCGCTGGTGTTCTTCCTGGAGGCGTGGCTGGCCGACTCGATCTTTG GCCCAGACCGAGCCTTGGTTCCAGAAATGGAGTGGATGAGCCAGGCCCTGCTGATGGTGGACGCTGTTGACGCTGGGAACGTGGTCGAAGTCACGGTTTTCGCGCGGCCGGCAGTCCAGCGTCAGGTGAAGAGCGTGCTTCTTAGCCAGGCGTCAGTGCTCCGGGAGCAGCGCGCCCGAG CTGAGAAGATGGAACAACTTGAGGAATTCCTGAAGGCCCAGGCACCAGGtccacaggtgtcccagcatccTGTTACATGA